The following coding sequences lie in one Treponema sp. OMZ 790 genomic window:
- a CDS encoding DUF1697 domain-containing protein, producing MKRYIALLRGINISGKNKVPMAELKQGFEKLNYIEVKTYLNSGNVIFSGDEADIVKTTSRIEEMIKNQFSLV from the coding sequence ATGAAAAGATATATCGCCTTATTGCGAGGTATCAATATAAGCGGAAAAAACAAAGTGCCAATGGCAGAATTAAAGCAAGGTTTTGAAAAACTTAATTATATAGAGGTAAAAACCTATTTGAACAGTGGTAATGTGATTTTTTCAGGTGATGAAGCCGATATAGTCAAAACTACAAGCCGGATTGAGGAAATGATTAAAAATCAGTTTAGTTTAGTTTAG
- a CDS encoding alpha/beta hydrolase, protein MKNAVIYVHGKGGNAEEANHYKQFFDDSFEIIGFDYKSLNPWDAKIEFIHYFNSIISKYNKIYLIANSIGAYFSLISLSDMPIEKAMLISPIIDMERIILNIMKCENITEDELILKKDIETSFGESLSWQYLSYVRKNTIHWDIPTNILFADNDNMTSVETMTNFAGKINADLTVMENGEHWFHTEEQMTFLDNWFKANI, encoded by the coding sequence ATGAAAAATGCTGTTATATATGTTCATGGTAAGGGGGGTAATGCGGAAGAAGCTAATCACTATAAACAATTTTTTGACGATAGCTTTGAAATAATCGGATTTGATTATAAATCATTAAATCCGTGGGATGCTAAAATTGAGTTTATACATTATTTCAACTCCATCATTTCTAAATATAATAAAATTTATTTAATTGCAAATAGCATAGGAGCATATTTTTCACTAATATCTTTATCAGATATGCCTATCGAAAAAGCGATGTTGATTTCGCCTATTATTGATATGGAAAGAATAATTTTGAATATAATGAAATGTGAAAATATAACGGAAGATGAACTCATTTTAAAGAAAGACATTGAAACTTCTTTTGGCGAATCCTTATCTTGGCAATACTTGAGCTATGTTAGAAAGAATACGATACATTGGGATATACCGACAAATATTCTTTTTGCGGATAACGACAATATGACATCAGTAGAGACCATGACAAATTTTGCGGGTAAAATAAATGCGGACTTAACGGTTATGGAGAATGGCGAGCATTGGTTTCATACAGAGGAACAAATGACTTTTTTAGACAACTGGTTCAAAGCGAATATTTAA
- a CDS encoding GNAT family N-acetyltransferase, with protein sequence MIFREIDKSNYWDCMALTIDDSQEGFVADNKQSLVEAAYEDGLYTLGIYREDIMVGFILYDYDETFPGWSMSRFMIGKQFQGKGYGKQAVAAFFDYFKKKHNADKLYISVSLENIVAYKMYTSIGFREIKEIEYTFCDKHFREMQMVKEL encoded by the coding sequence ATGATTTTTAGAGAAATTGATAAATCAAACTATTGGGACTGTATGGCATTGACCATTGATGATAGTCAAGAGGGCTTTGTTGCGGATAACAAACAGTCATTAGTTGAAGCGGCTTATGAAGATGGGCTTTACACTTTAGGAATCTACCGTGAAGATATAATGGTGGGTTTTATTTTGTATGACTATGATGAAACTTTTCCCGGATGGTCTATGAGCCGTTTTATGATAGGGAAGCAATTTCAAGGTAAAGGTTACGGCAAACAGGCTGTAGCAGCGTTTTTTGATTATTTCAAGAAAAAACACAATGCTGATAAACTGTATATAAGCGTATCTTTGGAAAACATTGTTGCATATAAAATGTATACCTCCATCGGTTTCAGGGAAATCAAAGAAATAGAGTACACATTTTGTGATAAGCATTTTAGAGAAATGCAGATGGTAAAGGAGCTATAA
- a CDS encoding C39 family peptidase encodes MRKNNRKIALIAILLFIIIPVFIVGIAFTVLAVKTNRIKDDYSVVINNEKYRTPVFVDGIEVINQDVSCGYAVIEMFSAWNGGKVTEEDLYKKYGKVVTSTGKAFCDEFNHQFPEFQTTMYKYLTNSELIDKVYDSLADGVPVPFEWAAKHDDKWTLHYSLVVGMDIRNDSVIIANPYGYIETISLNEFVNRTSFNSFENMPLFYNFGFAFGIFEKNTVFIPTRIQ; translated from the coding sequence ATGCGGAAAAATAATAGAAAAATAGCGTTGATTGCTATCTTGTTATTTATTATCATTCCGGTTTTTATTGTCGGAATCGCTTTTACAGTGTTGGCAGTAAAAACAAATAGAATCAAAGATGACTATTCTGTTGTTATAAATAATGAAAAGTATCGGACACCGGTTTTTGTTGATGGTATAGAGGTTATAAATCAGGATGTTTCTTGCGGATATGCTGTAATTGAAATGTTTTCTGCATGGAACGGCGGAAAAGTTACGGAAGAAGATCTTTATAAAAAATATGGAAAAGTCGTAACTTCCACAGGGAAAGCTTTTTGTGATGAGTTCAACCATCAGTTCCCCGAATTTCAGACAACAATGTACAAATACCTTACCAATAGCGAGTTGATTGACAAAGTATATGACTCTTTAGCAGATGGTGTTCCTGTCCCATTTGAATGGGCAGCAAAACATGACGACAAATGGACATTGCATTATTCGCTGGTAGTTGGAATGGACATAAGAAATGACAGCGTTATAATTGCAAATCCATACGGATATATTGAAACAATTTCCTTAAATGAATTTGTAAATAGGACAAGTTTTAATTCATTTGAAAACATGCCTTTGTTTTATAACTTCGGATTTGCATTTGGTATTTTTGAAAAGAACACAGTTTTTATTCCGACAAGGATACAATAA
- a CDS encoding aminotransferase class V-fold PLP-dependent enzyme, whose amino-acid sequence MKKRIFLDNAAGAFPKAPGLDHALARAVNMGTGNINRSTYTETEEAGLAVIETRELLCKLFNFQPATHVIFTSGVTASLNYIIKGFLKAGDRVLTSSFEHNAVMRPLVQMEKSGVKIDRVPAVLKNGGAFVDTSLIESMIRPDTRLAVFSHASNVTGFIQPIEEIASILKKHNIPLVIDGAQSAGHIPVDLAKLKPAAFCFTGHKGLLGPQGTGGILFDKDFAKEVEPLITGGTGSASDSEVTPSFMPDKFEAGTQNIIGIAGLYHSLKWLDSFGIQNIHTKEQKLLKLFLDGIKGLPIKIAGGDSPENRVGIVSIDFSELMDNAEAGSILEEKYGILTRCGLHCSPSAHKSIGTFPQGTVRFSTGPFTIEEEIETAIRAVKELCSRT is encoded by the coding sequence ATGAAAAAGCGTATCTTTTTGGACAATGCAGCAGGGGCCTTTCCTAAGGCGCCCGGCCTCGATCACGCCCTCGCAAGGGCTGTTAATATGGGAACGGGAAACATTAACCGCAGCACCTACACCGAAACGGAAGAAGCAGGCCTTGCAGTTATCGAAACAAGGGAACTCTTGTGTAAGCTCTTTAACTTTCAGCCGGCTACCCATGTTATTTTTACCTCGGGAGTTACCGCAAGTTTAAACTATATTATTAAGGGTTTTTTAAAAGCCGGAGACAGGGTCTTAACAAGTTCTTTTGAGCATAATGCCGTAATGCGCCCCTTGGTTCAAATGGAAAAATCGGGCGTTAAGATTGACCGTGTTCCTGCGGTTTTAAAAAACGGAGGAGCCTTTGTAGACACATCCCTAATCGAATCCATGATAAGGCCCGACACCCGTCTCGCCGTGTTTTCTCACGCTTCGAATGTAACCGGCTTTATTCAGCCGATAGAAGAAATTGCCTCAATCCTAAAAAAGCACAATATTCCGCTGGTAATAGACGGAGCCCAAAGTGCAGGCCACATCCCCGTTGACCTTGCAAAATTAAAACCTGCGGCCTTTTGCTTTACGGGACATAAGGGCTTACTCGGCCCGCAAGGAACAGGAGGCATCCTCTTCGATAAGGATTTTGCAAAAGAGGTCGAGCCCCTTATCACGGGCGGAACGGGAAGCGCATCCGACTCGGAAGTTACCCCTTCCTTTATGCCCGATAAATTCGAAGCCGGAACTCAAAACATAATCGGAATCGCAGGTCTTTACCACAGCCTGAAATGGCTGGATTCTTTCGGGATTCAAAACATTCACACAAAAGAACAAAAACTGCTTAAACTTTTTTTGGACGGAATAAAGGGTCTCCCGATAAAAATAGCCGGAGGAGATTCTCCTGAAAACAGGGTCGGAATAGTTTCGATAGATTTTTCAGAACTAATGGATAATGCAGAAGCCGGCTCCATTCTCGAAGAAAAATACGGCATCCTTACCCGCTGCGGCCTTCACTGTTCGCCTTCGGCACATAAGTCCATCGGTACCTTTCCGCAAGGCACGGTAAGGTTTTCGACAGGCCCCTTTACCATAGAAGAAGAGATTGAAACGGCAATAAGGGCAGTAAAGGAGCTTTGCTCAAGGACTTAG
- the selD gene encoding selenide, water dikinase SelD — translation MSCSLINENFDLLKSAKNPGUGAKLSAGALDKLLKHFSVRNDDNLLVGFNTSDDAAVYKINDETALISTIDFFPPVSGDPYMFGQIAAANSLSDIYAMGGEPKLALNLFCITKDMPEDMIKEILRGGFNKVYEAGAIVCGGHTIYDDSPKYGLAVNGFVHPKKILENSTAKEGDVLILTKPIGTGVLLTASKADMSPPEELDRCYKIMAFLNAKARDIMVKYRINACTDITGFGLLGHLYEMGKGSGMSIEVDYKSIPIYDSVIESAQTGFLPAGVYTNRDFVGENVAFENVPLAYQDLMFDPQTSGGLLISVDKEDAAALYEELSQALENTPCGKPAIIGLVTKREEKILRVS, via the coding sequence ATGAGCTGTTCACTTATTAATGAAAATTTCGATTTATTAAAATCTGCAAAGAATCCCGGCTGAGGTGCAAAGCTGAGTGCGGGTGCACTCGATAAACTTTTAAAACATTTTTCCGTAAGGAATGACGATAATTTACTCGTAGGCTTTAATACTTCCGATGATGCCGCAGTTTATAAAATAAACGATGAAACGGCTCTTATTTCTACCATAGATTTTTTTCCGCCTGTTTCGGGTGATCCCTACATGTTCGGACAAATTGCCGCCGCAAATTCTTTAAGCGATATTTACGCGATGGGCGGAGAGCCCAAGCTGGCACTAAATCTTTTTTGTATAACCAAGGATATGCCTGAAGACATGATAAAAGAAATTTTACGCGGCGGCTTCAATAAGGTTTATGAGGCCGGGGCCATTGTCTGCGGCGGGCATACCATCTATGACGATTCGCCTAAATACGGTTTGGCCGTTAACGGCTTCGTTCATCCTAAAAAAATTTTAGAAAACTCGACGGCAAAGGAAGGCGACGTTTTAATTTTAACCAAGCCCATAGGAACAGGAGTATTGCTTACGGCTTCAAAGGCCGATATGTCGCCGCCTGAAGAGCTTGACCGCTGTTATAAGATTATGGCTTTTTTAAATGCTAAGGCCCGCGATATCATGGTAAAATATAGGATAAACGCCTGTACCGATATTACAGGCTTCGGCCTTCTCGGTCATCTTTACGAGATGGGGAAGGGGAGCGGTATGAGCATTGAGGTGGATTACAAATCCATTCCTATTTATGATTCTGTGATTGAAAGCGCTCAAACGGGATTTTTGCCTGCCGGCGTTTATACCAATAGGGATTTTGTCGGAGAAAATGTTGCCTTTGAAAATGTTCCTCTTGCATACCAAGACCTGATGTTCGATCCTCAAACGTCGGGCGGGCTATTGATTTCTGTAGACAAGGAAGATGCGGCTGCTCTTTATGAAGAACTGTCTCAAGCCTTGGAAAACACGCCTTGCGGAAAGCCTGCGATTATCGGTCTTGTTACCAAGCGTGAAGAAAAAATTCTTAGGGTCAGCTAA
- a CDS encoding FMN-binding protein, translated as MKMSKKVRAIVLFAAALLVFAFASEPNPVLYGTAKVKGSPSAGPNFEYGYSVCLDVEIDAQGKIIKVSDDEKNTDASIEADISGSAGTNKVYWKKFLADKGFDKYKNKTLKDVKKINVGIPGKAGPDVVGGASASSLAVKMAVLQALTLDASIKELETYKNPENYKKAEQKKLEKIVTEGKTLLESLETYEEIEKALEELKQKLDALKTK; from the coding sequence ATGAAGATGAGTAAAAAGGTAAGAGCTATCGTATTATTTGCAGCAGCTCTTTTGGTATTTGCTTTTGCCTCAGAGCCTAACCCGGTACTTTACGGTACGGCAAAGGTAAAAGGCTCGCCCTCAGCCGGCCCGAATTTCGAATACGGATATTCCGTATGTCTAGACGTAGAAATTGATGCCCAAGGCAAAATCATCAAAGTAAGCGATGATGAAAAAAATACCGATGCATCAATAGAAGCGGATATTAGCGGAAGCGCAGGAACAAACAAAGTCTATTGGAAAAAGTTTTTAGCAGACAAAGGTTTTGATAAATATAAGAACAAAACCTTAAAGGATGTAAAAAAAATAAATGTAGGTATTCCCGGAAAAGCAGGCCCCGATGTTGTCGGCGGAGCCTCAGCTTCTTCTCTGGCTGTAAAAATGGCGGTTCTTCAAGCATTAACGTTGGATGCTTCAATAAAAGAACTTGAAACATATAAAAATCCGGAGAACTACAAAAAGGCCGAACAAAAAAAATTGGAAAAAATAGTTACGGAAGGAAAAACTCTTCTTGAAAGTTTAGAAACTTATGAAGAAATAGAAAAGGCCCTTGAAGAATTAAAACAAAAATTGGATGCATTAAAAACAAAGTAA
- a CDS encoding DUF3343 domain-containing protein yields the protein MKEYLITFHTHYDSLVCMRSVNKTDNAATGGLTAKLVPVPRSVSSSCGTALKLIFKEGLAFNKDDFSQFDYDAFYFLGEDGKYVEV from the coding sequence ATGAAAGAGTATTTAATTACTTTTCATACGCATTACGATTCTCTTGTCTGCATGAGATCCGTGAATAAAACGGATAATGCTGCGACAGGAGGATTGACTGCAAAACTTGTTCCGGTGCCGCGTTCTGTAAGTTCAAGCTGCGGTACTGCATTAAAATTAATTTTTAAAGAAGGTCTAGCCTTCAATAAAGATGATTTTAGTCAATTTGATTACGACGCTTTTTATTTTTTAGGTGAAGACGGCAAGTACGTTGAAGTGTGA
- a CDS encoding sulfurtransferase TusA family protein, with translation MSDIIVDARGLACPEPVVLTKKALGSNSAFVVLVDNETAKENIKRFCDNSKAQTKIEPTNDGWKIAVSK, from the coding sequence ATGTCTGATATTATTGTAGATGCTCGAGGGCTTGCCTGCCCCGAACCTGTGGTTTTAACCAAAAAAGCTCTTGGATCAAATTCTGCCTTTGTGGTGTTGGTAGATAACGAAACTGCAAAAGAAAATATAAAACGCTTTTGCGATAATTCAAAGGCTCAAACAAAGATTGAACCGACTAATGACGGCTGGAAAATTGCCGTATCAAAATAA